In Neisseria animalis, a single window of DNA contains:
- the guaA gene encoding glutamine-hydrolyzing GMP synthase, with product MTQDKILILDFGSQVTQLIARRVREAHVYCELHSFDMPLAEIKAFKPKAIILSGGPNSVYDSDYQADTGIFDLGIPVLGICYGMQFMAHHLGGEVSPGNQREFGYAQVKTIDCELTRGLADGQPNTLDVWMSHGDKVSKLPEGFAVIGDTPSCPIAMMEHAEKQFYGIQFHPEVTHTKQGRALINRFVLDIAGAKPSWTMPNYIDEAVAKIREQVGSDEVILGLSGGVDSSVAAALIHRAIGDQLTCVFVDHGLLRLNEGKMVMDMFARNLGVRVIHVDAEAQFMNKLAGVTDPEKKRKIIGAEFIEVFDAEEKKLTNAKWLAQGTIYPDVIESAGAKTKKAHAIKSHHNVGGLPENMKLKLLEPLRDLFKDEVRELGVALGLPREMVYRHPFPGPGLGVRILGEVKKEYADLLRQADDIFIQELRNTTDENGTSWYDLTSQAFAVFLPVKSVGVMGDGRTYDYVVALRAVVTSDFMTAHWAELPYSLLGRVSNRIINEVKGINRVVYDVSGKPPATIEWE from the coding sequence ATGACCCAAGACAAAATCCTGATTCTCGACTTCGGCTCGCAAGTGACCCAACTGATTGCCCGCCGCGTGCGCGAAGCCCATGTTTACTGCGAACTGCATTCTTTCGATATGCCTTTGGCTGAAATCAAAGCCTTCAAGCCCAAAGCTATTATTCTTTCCGGCGGCCCCAATTCCGTTTACGACTCCGATTATCAGGCAGACACCGGCATTTTCGACTTGGGTATCCCCGTACTCGGCATCTGCTACGGCATGCAGTTTATGGCGCACCATTTGGGCGGCGAAGTCTCCCCGGGCAACCAGCGCGAATTCGGCTATGCCCAAGTGAAAACCATCGATTGCGAACTGACGCGCGGCCTTGCAGACGGCCAACCCAACACGCTCGACGTATGGATGAGCCACGGCGACAAAGTATCCAAGCTGCCCGAAGGCTTTGCCGTCATCGGCGACACCCCCTCCTGCCCGATTGCCATGATGGAACACGCCGAAAAACAATTCTACGGCATCCAGTTCCACCCCGAAGTTACCCACACCAAACAAGGCCGCGCCCTGATCAACCGCTTCGTGCTGGACATCGCCGGTGCGAAACCGAGCTGGACCATGCCCAACTACATTGACGAAGCCGTAGCCAAAATCCGCGAACAAGTCGGCAGCGACGAAGTGATTTTAGGCTTGTCCGGCGGCGTAGATTCCTCCGTTGCCGCCGCGCTGATCCACCGCGCCATCGGCGACCAACTCACCTGCGTATTCGTCGACCACGGCCTGCTGCGCCTGAACGAAGGCAAAATGGTGATGGACATGTTTGCCCGCAACTTGGGCGTGCGCGTGATTCACGTTGATGCCGAAGCGCAGTTTATGAACAAACTCGCCGGCGTTACCGACCCCGAGAAAAAGCGCAAAATCATCGGCGCGGAATTTATCGAAGTATTTGATGCCGAAGAGAAAAAACTCACCAACGCCAAATGGCTGGCCCAAGGCACGATTTACCCCGATGTCATCGAAAGTGCGGGCGCGAAAACCAAAAAAGCCCACGCCATCAAGTCGCACCACAACGTCGGCGGCCTGCCTGAAAACATGAAGCTGAAATTGTTGGAACCGCTGCGCGATCTGTTTAAAGACGAAGTGCGCGAACTCGGCGTCGCCCTCGGCCTGCCGCGCGAAATGGTGTACCGCCACCCCTTCCCCGGCCCGGGCTTGGGCGTACGCATTTTGGGCGAAGTGAAAAAAGAATACGCCGACCTGCTGCGTCAAGCCGACGACATCTTTATCCAAGAATTGCGCAACACCACCGATGAAAACGGCACTTCATGGTACGACCTGACCAGCCAAGCATTCGCCGTATTCCTGCCGGTGAAATCCGTGGGCGTGATGGGCGATGGCCGCACCTACGATTATGTGGTGGCACTGCGCGCCGTCGTAACCAGCGACTTCATGACCGCACACTGGGCGGAGCTGCCGTATTCCCTGCTCGGCCGCGTGTCCAACCGCATCATCAACGAAGTCAAAGGCATCAACCGCGTGGTGTACGATGTAAGCGGCAAACCGCCCGCCACGATTGAGTGGGAATAA
- a CDS encoding Txe/YoeB family addiction module toxin, whose protein sequence is MMLHFTDDAWEDYQYWLQTDKAVLKRINTIIQDMQRNPFDGIGKPEPLRHSLSGYYSRRINQEHRIVYRADDSGIWLISLRFHYSG, encoded by the coding sequence ATGATGTTGCACTTTACCGATGACGCATGGGAGGATTACCAATACTGGCTGCAAACAGATAAAGCTGTTCTCAAACGTATCAATACCATTATTCAAGACATGCAGCGCAATCCGTTTGACGGCATTGGCAAACCCGAACCGCTGCGCCACAGCTTGAGCGGTTATTACAGCCGCCGCATCAATCAGGAACACCGCATTGTTTACCGAGCCGACGACAGCGGTATTTGGTTGATTTCTCTGCGTTTCCATTATTCCGGCTAG
- the ychF gene encoding redox-regulated ATPase YchF, with translation MSLKCGIVGLPNVGKSTLFNALTQSGIEAANYPFCTIEPNVGIVEVPDPRMAELAKIVNPQKMQPAIVEFVDIAGLVAGASKGEGLGNQFLANIRETDAIVNVVRCFDDDNIVHVAGKVDPIADIETIGTELALADLASVEKAIVREEKRARSGDKDAQKLVDLCKKLLPHLDEGKPVRSFGLDAEELAMLRPLFLLTAKPAMYVGNVAEDGFENNPHLDRLKELAAKENAPVVAVCAAMESEIAELDDDEKAEFLAEMGLEEPGLNRLIRAGYDLLGLQTYFTAGVKEVRAWTIRKGDTAPQAAGVIHTDFERGFIRAQVIAYEDFVSLGGEAKAKEAGKMRVEGKEYVVKDGDVMHFLFNV, from the coding sequence ATGAGCTTGAAATGCGGCATCGTCGGCCTGCCCAACGTCGGCAAATCCACCCTCTTCAACGCGCTGACCCAATCGGGCATCGAAGCGGCCAACTATCCGTTTTGCACCATCGAGCCGAACGTCGGCATCGTCGAAGTGCCCGACCCGCGCATGGCGGAATTGGCCAAAATCGTCAACCCGCAGAAAATGCAGCCCGCCATCGTTGAATTTGTCGACATCGCAGGCTTGGTGGCCGGTGCCAGCAAAGGCGAAGGCTTAGGCAACCAATTCTTGGCAAATATCCGCGAAACCGATGCGATTGTAAACGTAGTACGCTGTTTCGACGACGACAACATCGTCCACGTTGCCGGCAAAGTCGATCCGATTGCCGACATCGAAACCATCGGCACCGAACTCGCGCTGGCGGACTTGGCCTCGGTGGAAAAAGCCATCGTGCGCGAAGAAAAACGCGCCCGCTCCGGCGACAAAGACGCGCAGAAGCTCGTTGATTTGTGTAAAAAACTGCTGCCGCATCTGGACGAAGGCAAACCCGTGCGCTCGTTCGGCCTCGATGCCGAAGAGCTGGCCATGCTGCGCCCGCTGTTCCTGCTCACCGCCAAACCCGCCATGTATGTGGGCAACGTGGCGGAAGACGGCTTTGAAAACAACCCGCATCTCGACCGCCTGAAAGAACTTGCCGCCAAAGAAAACGCGCCCGTTGTCGCCGTATGCGCCGCCATGGAAAGCGAAATCGCCGAATTGGACGACGACGAAAAAGCCGAATTTCTTGCCGAAATGGGCTTGGAAGAGCCGGGCTTAAACCGCCTGATCCGCGCCGGTTACGACCTCCTCGGCCTGCAAACCTACTTCACCGCCGGTGTCAAAGAAGTCCGCGCTTGGACCATCCGCAAAGGCGACACCGCCCCGCAAGCCGCAGGCGTGATCCATACCGACTTCGAACGCGGCTTTATCCGCGCCCAAGTGATTGCCTATGAAGATTTTGTCTCACTCGGCGGCGAAGCCAAAGCCAAAGAAGCCGGCAAAATGCGCGTGGAAGGCAAGGAATATGTCGTGAAAGACGGCGATGTGATGCATTTCCTGTTTAATGTTTGA
- the tyrS gene encoding tyrosine--tRNA ligase gives MSVIQDLQARGLIAQTTDIEALDALLNGQKIALYCGFDPTADSLHIGHLLPVLALRRFQQAGHTPVALVGGATGMIGDPSFKAVERSLNTPETVQSWVASIRAQLEPFLSFEGDNAAVMANNYDWFGGMNCLDFLRDIGKHFSVNAMLNKESVKQRIDRDDVGISFTEFAYTLLQSYDFAELNKRHGAMLQIGGSDQWGNITNGIDLTRRLNQKQVFGLTLPLVTKSDGTKFGKTEGGAVWLNAKKTSPYQFYQFWLKVADADVYKFLKYFTFLSVEEIDAIEAKDQASGTKPEAQRILAEEMTRLIHGEAALEAAQRISASLFAEDQSNLTEADFEQLALDGLPAFEVSGSVNVVEALVLSGLAQSNKEARGFVNSKAVVLNGKAAEANNPDHAPEKPDDAYLLADEHKRFGKYTIVRRGKRNHALLVWK, from the coding sequence ATGAGCGTAATCCAAGACCTCCAAGCGCGCGGCCTTATCGCGCAAACCACCGACATCGAAGCACTCGATGCTTTGCTCAACGGACAAAAAATCGCGCTTTACTGCGGTTTCGACCCCACCGCCGACAGCCTGCACATCGGCCATCTGCTGCCGGTTTTGGCTTTGCGCCGTTTCCAACAGGCCGGCCATACGCCCGTGGCTTTGGTGGGCGGGGCGACCGGTATGATCGGCGATCCGAGTTTCAAAGCGGTGGAACGCAGCTTGAATACGCCGGAAACCGTGCAATCGTGGGTGGCCAGCATCCGCGCGCAACTGGAGCCGTTTTTGAGCTTCGAGGGCGATAATGCGGCCGTTATGGCGAACAACTACGATTGGTTCGGCGGCATGAACTGCTTGGATTTCCTGCGCGACATCGGCAAACATTTCTCTGTAAACGCGATGTTGAACAAGGAATCGGTCAAGCAGCGTATCGACCGCGACGATGTGGGCATTTCGTTTACCGAGTTTGCCTATACCCTCTTGCAAAGCTATGATTTTGCCGAATTGAACAAACGCCACGGCGCGATGCTGCAAATCGGCGGCTCCGACCAATGGGGCAACATCACCAACGGCATCGACCTGACCCGCCGCCTGAACCAAAAACAGGTATTCGGCTTAACCCTGCCGCTGGTAACGAAATCCGACGGCACCAAGTTCGGCAAAACCGAAGGCGGCGCGGTGTGGCTCAATGCCAAGAAAACCTCGCCGTACCAGTTTTACCAATTCTGGCTGAAAGTGGCCGATGCCGACGTGTATAAATTCTTGAAATACTTCACTTTCCTGAGTGTAGAAGAAATTGACGCGATTGAAGCGAAAGACCAAGCCAGCGGCACCAAGCCCGAAGCGCAGCGCATTCTGGCCGAAGAAATGACCCGCCTGATTCACGGCGAAGCAGCTTTGGAAGCGGCGCAACGCATTTCCGCCAGCCTGTTTGCCGAAGACCAGAGCAATCTGACCGAAGCCGACTTCGAACAGCTCGCGCTGGACGGTTTGCCCGCATTTGAAGTGTCCGGCAGCGTAAATGTTGTGGAAGCCTTGGTATTGAGCGGCTTGGCCCAATCAAACAAAGAAGCGCGTGGTTTTGTCAACAGCAAAGCGGTGGTGTTGAACGGCAAAGCAGCCGAAGCGAACAATCCCGATCATGCGCCGGAAAAACCCGATGATGCGTATTTGCTGGCCGATGAACACAAACGCTTCGGCAAATACACCATCGTGCGCCGCGGCAAACGCAACCATGCCTTATTGGTTTGGAAATAA
- a CDS encoding type II toxin-antitoxin system Phd/YefM family antitoxin, whose product MYAVHASDFRKNMAATLDRVADNAEPVLITRSGASAAVLLDINEYNALIETAYLLSNPAMAARLAKGIAEVEAGKTSIRELVE is encoded by the coding sequence ATGTATGCCGTCCACGCTTCCGATTTCCGCAAAAACATGGCAGCCACGCTTGACCGCGTTGCCGACAACGCCGAACCAGTACTGATTACCCGAAGCGGCGCATCTGCCGCTGTTTTGCTCGACATCAACGAATACAACGCGCTGATCGAAACGGCTTATCTGCTTTCCAATCCCGCAATGGCGGCACGTTTGGCAAAAGGTATTGCCGAAGTGGAGGCAGGCAAAACCAGTATTCGGGAATTGGTTGAATGA
- a CDS encoding FAD:protein FMN transferase: MNIPLTRRRFFALAAVTASAVAVPLWFSGRERPSAKQQADGGQDFVAWQGIALGSGAQIRLYHEDHAFAEAVIRKALAEVARLEKIFSLYREDSEISRLNREGRLHYPSTDMLAVLSLAGRLYRLTDGAFDPSIQPLWNAYADFFRRNPDAVTPPPETEVNRALRLVGFDKVAFDSQAVTFAERGMGLSLNGIAQGYITDKTVELLRKSGIRQALVDMGEIRGLDTLGQRTWQVGIKNPQDETDVLLTVPLQNEGFATSGGYGTVFNAAETFTHLFDPRTGGAQPRYRSISVMAESAAVADALATAFAIMDETEIRRAAEAERAKVWLVDKTGKLMQV; this comes from the coding sequence ATGAACATACCGCTTACCCGCCGCCGTTTTTTCGCCCTTGCTGCCGTAACCGCAAGTGCGGTGGCCGTGCCGTTATGGTTTTCCGGCCGCGAAAGGCCGTCTGCAAAACAGCAGGCAGACGGCGGGCAGGATTTTGTGGCTTGGCAGGGGATTGCCTTGGGTTCGGGGGCGCAGATAAGGTTGTACCACGAAGACCACGCCTTTGCCGAAGCTGTAATCCGCAAAGCATTGGCGGAAGTGGCGCGCTTGGAAAAGATTTTCAGCCTGTATCGGGAAGATAGCGAAATCAGCCGCTTGAACCGTGAAGGCCGTCTGCATTATCCGAGTACGGATATGCTGGCGGTTTTGAGTTTGGCAGGCAGACTGTACCGGCTGACGGACGGCGCGTTCGATCCGAGCATACAGCCGCTTTGGAATGCCTATGCGGATTTCTTCAGACGAAATCCTGACGCGGTAACGCCGCCGCCCGAAACGGAAGTTAATCGGGCATTGCGTTTGGTCGGTTTTGACAAAGTGGCGTTCGACAGTCAAGCCGTCACTTTTGCCGAACGCGGCATGGGTTTGTCGCTCAACGGTATCGCGCAGGGCTATATTACCGATAAAACTGTTGAATTGTTGCGGAAGAGCGGCATTCGGCAGGCATTGGTCGATATGGGCGAAATCCGCGGCTTGGATACGCTGGGGCAGCGCACTTGGCAGGTCGGTATCAAAAATCCTCAAGACGAAACCGATGTTCTGCTGACCGTGCCGCTGCAAAACGAAGGATTTGCCACATCGGGCGGTTACGGTACGGTATTTAATGCGGCGGAAACGTTTACTCATTTGTTTGACCCGCGTACAGGCGGCGCGCAACCGCGTTATCGGAGTATCAGCGTCATGGCGGAAAGTGCGGCGGTGGCCGATGCGTTGGCCACGGCGTTTGCGATTATGGACGAAACGGAAATCCGCCGTGCTGCCGAAGCCGAGCGGGCAAAAGTGTGGCTGGTGGATAAGACGGGGAAACTCATGCAGGTATAG
- the cas2 gene encoding CRISPR-associated endonuclease Cas2, giving the protein MSEAQFMRLIVFFDLPVTTAAKRKAANRFRKFLQKDGYQMLQLSVYSRIVRGRDALQKHHKRLLQQLPEEGQVRYLEVTEKQYAGMVMLIGEPKTREKKVNADQLLLF; this is encoded by the coding sequence ATGAGTGAGGCCCAATTTATGCGCTTAATCGTCTTTTTCGACCTGCCCGTTACCACCGCTGCCAAGCGCAAGGCAGCCAACCGGTTCCGCAAATTTTTGCAGAAAGACGGCTACCAGATGCTGCAACTTTCGGTATATTCGCGCATCGTTCGCGGGCGCGATGCGTTGCAAAAACACCACAAAAGGCTGCTGCAACAACTGCCCGAAGAAGGGCAGGTGCGTTATTTGGAGGTAACGGAAAAGCAATATGCGGGTATGGTGATGCTGATTGGCGAGCCGAAAACGCGTGAAAAAAAGGTGAATGCCGACCAGCTTTTGCTGTTTTAA
- the dacB gene encoding D-alanyl-D-alanine carboxypeptidase/D-alanyl-D-alanine endopeptidase codes for MNIPSRFAAWLLCAVSFSATALDLGNIPAGEISVYVKELDSGKIVESHRADAAVNPASAMKLVTAYAAFRALGQDYRWHTDWLGDGEIKDGTLSGNLYWAGSGNPVLQQEDLAVVQQQLRNAGVRNIEGGLVLDRSLWGSVPNSPDFAADEGKSYMIPPDPNMLAYKVVWLMPERDSEGRVVVRTKPQLPEIPLDNRISIVPYAAAECSSLRRYMKAEYAVGVLRVSGRLPESCLGQEMFVNMLGAEEFAYRSFTNLWRWSGGQIADGLQTGDTPPEARLLVRHFSPPLKDMLTEMNKHSSNLIARSVYLKLGGSEDVQTALAQAETVVRRELALSGVDSSELVLENGSGLSRKERVTAEMLGQMLEKAYFSPFKEAFIRTLPIAGADGTLKDRLSAAGPSLRLKTGTLKNVRALAGYWLGEKPMAVVVIINSPNADYYLESMDKLIESLVPKQPKPSANPPEQPASAAVHNKPDML; via the coding sequence ATGAACATTCCGTCCCGTTTTGCCGCATGGTTGCTGTGTGCCGTTTCTTTTTCCGCGACTGCTCTCGATTTGGGCAATATTCCTGCCGGAGAAATTTCCGTTTATGTGAAGGAACTCGACAGCGGCAAGATTGTCGAATCGCACCGTGCCGACGCGGCAGTTAATCCGGCCTCAGCGATGAAGCTGGTTACTGCCTATGCTGCTTTTCGTGCGCTGGGGCAGGATTACCGCTGGCATACCGATTGGTTGGGCGACGGTGAAATCAAAGACGGTACATTGTCGGGCAATCTGTATTGGGCGGGCAGCGGCAATCCGGTGTTGCAGCAGGAAGACCTTGCCGTGGTGCAGCAGCAGTTGCGTAATGCGGGTGTCCGTAATATTGAAGGCGGGCTGGTATTGGACCGCAGCTTGTGGGGGAGTGTGCCGAACAGCCCCGATTTTGCCGCAGACGAGGGCAAAAGCTATATGATACCGCCCGATCCGAATATGCTGGCGTATAAGGTAGTGTGGCTGATGCCCGAACGCGACAGCGAGGGCAGGGTAGTGGTGCGGACCAAGCCGCAACTGCCGGAAATTCCGTTGGACAACCGCATCAGTATTGTGCCGTATGCGGCTGCCGAGTGTTCGTCGTTGCGGCGTTATATGAAAGCGGAGTATGCGGTCGGAGTGTTGCGTGTCAGCGGCAGGCTGCCCGAAAGCTGTTTGGGGCAGGAAATGTTTGTCAATATGCTGGGGGCGGAAGAGTTTGCTTACCGCAGTTTTACCAACCTTTGGCGGTGGTCGGGCGGCCAAATTGCAGACGGCCTCCAAACCGGAGATACTCCGCCTGAAGCGCGTTTGCTGGTGCGCCACTTCTCGCCGCCGCTGAAAGATATGCTGACGGAAATGAACAAGCATTCCAGTAATCTGATTGCCCGTTCGGTGTATTTGAAATTGGGCGGAAGTGAAGATGTGCAGACGGCCTTGGCGCAGGCAGAGACAGTAGTGCGGCGGGAGTTGGCATTGTCGGGCGTGGACAGCAGCGAACTGGTTTTGGAAAACGGTTCGGGTTTGTCGCGTAAGGAGCGCGTTACCGCCGAGATGCTGGGTCAGATGCTGGAAAAGGCTTATTTCAGCCCATTTAAAGAAGCCTTTATCCGTACGCTGCCGATTGCCGGTGCGGACGGTACGCTGAAAGACCGCCTGAGTGCGGCAGGTCCGTCTTTGCGCTTAAAAACCGGTACGCTGAAAAACGTGCGCGCGCTGGCCGGTTACTGGCTGGGCGAAAAGCCAATGGCGGTTGTGGTCATCATCAACAGCCCGAACGCAGATTATTATTTGGAAAGTATGGATAAATTGATTGAGAGCCTTGTGCCGAAACAACCGAAGCCGTCTGCAAATCCGCCTGAACAGCCGGCATCCGCCGCCGTCCACAATAAGCCAGATATGCTATAA
- a CDS encoding HpcH/HpaI aldolase/citrate lyase family protein encodes MLRPIIPKIFLFVPANRPDRFEKAWASGADEVVLDWEDTVASADKAAARAHTAAYGRQEDSRPVWVRVNAANSPHHAEDIAAVAALPQIKGVILAKAENADGITTLHWQTGRAVVAGIETAQGMMAIPSMAQAEGLFAFTYGCLDLANDLGIRFGSTSAQAVFDRLRTDLLLYSRVNRLHPPLETTFPEFNDEAAIARNTVYWRDFGFGGVLCIHPKQVAAVRSALRPTAAELVFARKILERADLDGKAVFQVDGQMVDLPVIEWARSMVGKAEHD; translated from the coding sequence ATGTTGCGCCCCATCATACCGAAAATCTTTTTGTTCGTTCCAGCCAACCGTCCCGACCGTTTCGAGAAAGCATGGGCAAGCGGTGCCGATGAAGTGGTGTTGGATTGGGAAGATACAGTGGCTTCGGCCGATAAAGCGGCTGCACGGGCGCATACTGCGGCGTATGGCCGTCAGGAAGACAGCCGGCCGGTATGGGTACGGGTAAATGCTGCAAACAGTCCGCATCATGCTGAAGACATTGCGGCGGTGGCAGCGTTGCCGCAGATTAAAGGCGTGATTCTGGCTAAGGCCGAAAATGCAGACGGCATTACCACGCTGCATTGGCAAACGGGCAGGGCAGTGGTAGCGGGTATTGAAACCGCACAAGGTATGATGGCCATTCCAAGCATGGCGCAGGCAGAAGGATTGTTTGCCTTCACTTATGGTTGTTTGGACTTGGCAAACGATTTGGGCATACGCTTCGGCAGCACGTCCGCACAAGCAGTATTCGACCGTTTGCGGACGGATTTGCTGCTGTACAGCAGGGTTAATCGTCTGCATCCGCCGCTGGAAACAACCTTCCCCGAGTTTAACGACGAGGCAGCCATCGCCCGCAACACAGTATATTGGCGCGATTTCGGCTTTGGCGGCGTATTGTGTATCCACCCCAAACAGGTAGCGGCGGTACGGTCCGCATTGCGTCCCACGGCTGCTGAGCTGGTGTTTGCACGCAAAATATTGGAACGGGCGGATCTTGATGGCAAAGCAGTATTTCAGGTAGACGGGCAAATGGTGGATTTGCCGGTTATCGAATGGGCGCGGAGCATGGTCGGTAAGGCGGAACACGATTAA
- the cas1 gene encoding type II CRISPR-associated endonuclease Cas1: MTWRSILISKPARLSLQQNHLLIRQDEAIPVPLEDIAVIVVESREVVLTAPLLSALAQYGVTLLTCDEQFLPCGQWLPFAQYHRSLKILKLQIHMTQPQKKQLWQRIVQQKIRNQAWLLDYSGHDIGAGRLNALADEVKSGDKGYAEGQAAALYFPLLFGDAFTRSQENAVNACLNYGYSIVRSAVARALVQYGFLPALGLQHKSELNAFNLADDFIEPYRQIVDLLVYDAVCAQSLPETLTPETKLRLVGLLCCQIMLDKRRYSLLAAIDRTIQSLQTALTENNPKLLKLPQMLPLKEHDYE; the protein is encoded by the coding sequence ATGACTTGGCGCAGCATACTGATCAGCAAACCCGCCCGTTTGTCGTTGCAGCAAAACCACCTGCTGATCCGGCAAGACGAAGCCATTCCCGTGCCGCTCGAAGACATTGCCGTGATTGTGGTTGAATCGCGCGAAGTGGTGCTGACCGCGCCGCTGTTGTCCGCGCTGGCGCAATACGGCGTTACCCTGCTGACCTGCGACGAGCAGTTTTTGCCCTGCGGCCAATGGCTGCCCTTTGCCCAATACCACCGCAGCCTGAAAATCCTCAAGCTGCAAATCCATATGACGCAGCCGCAGAAAAAGCAGCTTTGGCAGCGGATTGTGCAGCAAAAAATCCGCAATCAGGCATGGTTGCTGGATTACAGCGGCCACGACATCGGCGCAGGCCGTCTGAATGCTTTGGCGGATGAAGTAAAATCGGGCGACAAAGGTTATGCCGAAGGACAGGCCGCCGCGCTGTATTTTCCGCTGCTGTTTGGCGATGCGTTTACCCGCAGTCAGGAAAACGCCGTCAATGCCTGCTTGAATTACGGTTACAGCATCGTGCGCTCTGCCGTTGCCCGCGCGCTGGTGCAATATGGTTTTCTGCCCGCGCTGGGTTTGCAGCACAAGAGCGAGCTGAATGCATTTAATCTGGCCGATGATTTTATCGAGCCTTACCGGCAGATTGTAGATTTGCTGGTGTACGATGCCGTATGCGCGCAAAGCCTGCCTGAAACGCTTACGCCCGAAACCAAACTCAGGCTGGTAGGGCTGCTTTGCTGTCAGATTATGCTCGACAAACGCCGTTACAGCCTGCTGGCCGCGATCGACCGCACCATACAGTCTTTGCAGACGGCATTAACCGAAAACAATCCCAAACTGCTGAAGCTGCCGCAAATGCTGCCTCTGAAAGAGCATGATTATGAGTGA